A single window of Nicotiana sylvestris chromosome 3, ASM39365v2, whole genome shotgun sequence DNA harbors:
- the LOC104211438 gene encoding mitogen-activated protein kinase kinase 5 yields the protein MRPLQPPPPAAAATTSSSTTASPMPPPPSRNRPRRRTDLTLPLPQRDPALAVPLPLPPTSAPSSSSSSSSSPLPTPLNFSELERINRIGSGAGGTVYKVLHRPTGRLYALKVIYGNHEDSVRLQMCREIEILRDVDNPNVVRCHDMFDHNGEIQVLLEFMDKGSLEGIHIPKESALSDLTRQVLSGLYYLHRRKIVHRDIKPSNLLINSRREVKIADFGVSRVLAQTMDPCNSSVGTIAYMSPERINTDLNHGQYDGYAGDIWSLGVSILEFYLGRFPFSVGRSGDWASLMCAICMSQPPEAPANASREFRDFIACCLQRDPARRWTAVQLLRHPFITQNSPAATTTGNMMPLPNQVHQPAHQLLPPPPHFSS from the coding sequence atgCGACCTCTTCAACCACCCCCACCAGCCGCCGCCgccaccacctcctcctccaccaCCGCATCACCTATGCCCCCTCCTCCTTCACGCAACCGTCCCCGTCGTCGCACCGATTTAACTCTCCCCCTTCCCCAACGTGACCCAGCTCTCGCCGtacccctccccctcccccctacTTCCGCCCCTTCTTCCTCGTCGTCTTCCTCTTCCTCCCCACTCCCCACCCCCTTAAACTTCTCCGAACTTGAGCGTATCAATCGCATCGGCAGCGGCGCTGGCGGTACGGTTTACAAAGTCCTACATCGCCCCACCGGAAGACTCTACGCTCTCAAAGTCATCTACGGTAACCACGAGGACTCCGTTCGCCTTCAGATGTGCCGTGAGATCGAGATTCTCCGTGACGTCGACAACCCTAACGTCGTTAGATGTCACGATATGTTCGATCACAACGGTGAAATCCAAGTCCTCCTTGAATTCATGGATAAAGGCTCTCTCGAAGGGATCCACATCCCTAAAGAGTCAGCTCTTTCGGATCTAACCCGACAAGTCCTCTCGGGTCTCTATTATCTCCACAGGCGTAAGATTGTGCACAGAGATATCAAGCCCTCGAATTTACTAATCAACTCGAGGCGCGAGGTGAAAATTGCTGACTTTGGGGTGTCGAGAGTGCTGGCACAAACTATGGATCCTTGTAATTCGTCAGTTGGGACAATTGCCTATATGAGTCCAGAGAGAATCAACACAGATCTGAATCATGGACAGTACGATGGGTATGCTGGAGATATATGGAGTCTTGGTGTTAGCATATTGGAGTTTTATTTGGGAAGGTTTCCGTTTTCTGTTGGGAGGTCAGGTGATTGGGCTAGTCTTATGTGCGCCATTTGTATGTCGCAGCCGCCGGAGGCGCCGGCGAATGCTTCTAGAGAGTTCAGGGACTTTATTGCTTGCTGTTTGCAGAGGGATCCTGCACGACGGTGGACGGCGGTGCAGCTGTTGCGTCATCCATTTATTACCCAGAATAGCCCAGCCGCCACCACCACCGGTAATATGATGCCACTTCCTAATCAGGTTCATCAGCCAGCACATCAATTGTTACCTCCACCTCCTCATTTTTCTTCTTAA